In Tachysurus vachellii isolate PV-2020 chromosome 1, HZAU_Pvac_v1, whole genome shotgun sequence, a genomic segment contains:
- the cant1b gene encoding soluble calcium-activated nucleotidase 1b isoform X1 codes for MDRRKKDQRRARRREKALPPNDLMTTRISMRSLPSLASISSASTDPRFHFKWRAITVIAMLALGLLLYLHQTAGGTTGETQLFPSFHRSDGARRLIRDATAKKEASYNHTYPLSPPEHTANGVRYRIAVIADLDTNSHSTKDNTWFSYMQRGHLIVSDNGEQVEVEWDPDKVVLESHLSEKGRGMELSDLVAFNGRLYSVDDRTGVVYRIEDNRAIPWVILPDGDGSVSKGFKAEWLAVKDEHLYVGGLGKEWTTTTGEFVNNDPQWVKVIGFQGDVHHKNWVSQYVALRGAAGIKPPGYFIHESAVWSERRQRWFFLPRRASSERYEETADERRATNLLLTCTADFSHISVTRVGRLLPTHGFSAFRFVPNTHDKMVLALKSEEDAGKIATYITAFTLDGRVLLPETKIGDVKYEGLEFI; via the exons ATGGACCGAAGAAAGAAAGATCAGAGAAGAgcaagaaggagagagaagg CTCTACCCCCTAATGACCTGATGACCACCCGGATCTCCATGCGGTCCCTGCCCTCCTTGGCCTCCATCAGCAGTGCTAGCACTGACCCTCGCTTCCATTTTAAATGGAGGGCCATCACAGTGATTGCTATGCTAGCGTTGGGTCTGCTGCTCTATCTGCACCAAACTGCAGGGGGCACTACAGGGGAGACGCAACTCTTTCCATCATTTCATCGTAGTGACGGTGCACGCCGGCTGATTCGGGATGCGACTGCCAAAAAGGAGGCCAGTTATAACCATACATACCCTTTGAGTCCCCCTGAGCACACAGCTAACGGCGTCCGCTACCGCATAGCTGTGATCGCAGACTTGGACACAAATTCGCACAGCACCAAGGACAATACCTGGTTCAGCTACATGCAGCGAGGCCACCTGATAGTGTCAGACAACGGGGAACAAGTGGAGGTAGAGTGGGACCCAGACAAGGTGGTGCTGGAGAGCCATTTATCAGAAAAAGGTCGTGGGATGGAGCTTTCCGACCTGGTGGCATTTAACGGACGTCTGTATAGTGTGGACGATCGAACAGGTGTGGTGTACCGCATCGAAGACAACCGGGCTATACCCTGGGTCATCCTGCCTGATGGAGATGGCAGTGTTTCCAAAG GTTTTAAGGCGGAGTGGCTGGCAGTGAAGGACGAGCACCTGTATGTAGGTGGGCTGGGGAAGGAGTGGACAACCACCACAGGTGAATTCGTGAACAACGATCCCCAGTGGGTGAAAGTCATTGGCTTCCAGGGTGACGTGCACCACAAGAACTGGGTGTCTCAATACGTCGCCTTGAGGGGAGCAGCAGGCATCAAACCACCTG GTTATTTTATACATGAGTCGGCGGTGTGGAGCGAGCGACGACAGCGCTGGTTCTTCCTCCCACGCCGCGCCAGCTCCGAACGCTACGAGGAAACAGCCGACGAGCGCCGCGCCACCAACCTGCTCCTAACCTGCACAGCTGATTTCAGCCACATCTCAGTAACCCGAGTCGGGCGGCTGCTCCCCACTCACGGCTTCTCAGCTTTCAGGTTCGTTCCCAATACCCATGATAAAATGGTTCTAGCACTAAAGTCTGAGGAGGACGCAGGTAAAATCGCCACCTACATCACTGCCTTCACACTGGACGGACGAGTCCTGCTGCCTGAGACAAAGATCGGAGATGTGAAGTATGAAGGGCTGgagtttatttaa
- the cant1b gene encoding soluble calcium-activated nucleotidase 1b isoform X3 — protein MTTRISMRSLPSLASISSASTDPRFHFKWRAITVIAMLALGLLLYLHQTAGGTTGETQLFPSFHRSDGARRLIRDATAKKEASYNHTYPLSPPEHTANGVRYRIAVIADLDTNSHSTKDNTWFSYMQRGHLIVSDNGEQVEVEWDPDKVVLESHLSEKGRGMELSDLVAFNGRLYSVDDRTGVVYRIEDNRAIPWVILPDGDGSVSKGFKAEWLAVKDEHLYVGGLGKEWTTTTGEFVNNDPQWVKVIGFQGDVHHKNWVSQYVALRGAAGIKPPGYFIHESAVWSERRQRWFFLPRRASSERYEETADERRATNLLLTCTADFSHISVTRVGRLLPTHGFSAFRFVPNTHDKMVLALKSEEDAGKIATYITAFTLDGRVLLPETKIGDVKYEGLEFI, from the exons ATGACCACCCGGATCTCCATGCGGTCCCTGCCCTCCTTGGCCTCCATCAGCAGTGCTAGCACTGACCCTCGCTTCCATTTTAAATGGAGGGCCATCACAGTGATTGCTATGCTAGCGTTGGGTCTGCTGCTCTATCTGCACCAAACTGCAGGGGGCACTACAGGGGAGACGCAACTCTTTCCATCATTTCATCGTAGTGACGGTGCACGCCGGCTGATTCGGGATGCGACTGCCAAAAAGGAGGCCAGTTATAACCATACATACCCTTTGAGTCCCCCTGAGCACACAGCTAACGGCGTCCGCTACCGCATAGCTGTGATCGCAGACTTGGACACAAATTCGCACAGCACCAAGGACAATACCTGGTTCAGCTACATGCAGCGAGGCCACCTGATAGTGTCAGACAACGGGGAACAAGTGGAGGTAGAGTGGGACCCAGACAAGGTGGTGCTGGAGAGCCATTTATCAGAAAAAGGTCGTGGGATGGAGCTTTCCGACCTGGTGGCATTTAACGGACGTCTGTATAGTGTGGACGATCGAACAGGTGTGGTGTACCGCATCGAAGACAACCGGGCTATACCCTGGGTCATCCTGCCTGATGGAGATGGCAGTGTTTCCAAAG GTTTTAAGGCGGAGTGGCTGGCAGTGAAGGACGAGCACCTGTATGTAGGTGGGCTGGGGAAGGAGTGGACAACCACCACAGGTGAATTCGTGAACAACGATCCCCAGTGGGTGAAAGTCATTGGCTTCCAGGGTGACGTGCACCACAAGAACTGGGTGTCTCAATACGTCGCCTTGAGGGGAGCAGCAGGCATCAAACCACCTG GTTATTTTATACATGAGTCGGCGGTGTGGAGCGAGCGACGACAGCGCTGGTTCTTCCTCCCACGCCGCGCCAGCTCCGAACGCTACGAGGAAACAGCCGACGAGCGCCGCGCCACCAACCTGCTCCTAACCTGCACAGCTGATTTCAGCCACATCTCAGTAACCCGAGTCGGGCGGCTGCTCCCCACTCACGGCTTCTCAGCTTTCAGGTTCGTTCCCAATACCCATGATAAAATGGTTCTAGCACTAAAGTCTGAGGAGGACGCAGGTAAAATCGCCACCTACATCACTGCCTTCACACTGGACGGACGAGTCCTGCTGCCTGAGACAAAGATCGGAGATGTGAAGTATGAAGGGCTGgagtttatttaa
- the cant1b gene encoding soluble calcium-activated nucleotidase 1b isoform X2, with the protein MALPPNDLMTTRISMRSLPSLASISSASTDPRFHFKWRAITVIAMLALGLLLYLHQTAGGTTGETQLFPSFHRSDGARRLIRDATAKKEASYNHTYPLSPPEHTANGVRYRIAVIADLDTNSHSTKDNTWFSYMQRGHLIVSDNGEQVEVEWDPDKVVLESHLSEKGRGMELSDLVAFNGRLYSVDDRTGVVYRIEDNRAIPWVILPDGDGSVSKGFKAEWLAVKDEHLYVGGLGKEWTTTTGEFVNNDPQWVKVIGFQGDVHHKNWVSQYVALRGAAGIKPPGYFIHESAVWSERRQRWFFLPRRASSERYEETADERRATNLLLTCTADFSHISVTRVGRLLPTHGFSAFRFVPNTHDKMVLALKSEEDAGKIATYITAFTLDGRVLLPETKIGDVKYEGLEFI; encoded by the exons ATgg CTCTACCCCCTAATGACCTGATGACCACCCGGATCTCCATGCGGTCCCTGCCCTCCTTGGCCTCCATCAGCAGTGCTAGCACTGACCCTCGCTTCCATTTTAAATGGAGGGCCATCACAGTGATTGCTATGCTAGCGTTGGGTCTGCTGCTCTATCTGCACCAAACTGCAGGGGGCACTACAGGGGAGACGCAACTCTTTCCATCATTTCATCGTAGTGACGGTGCACGCCGGCTGATTCGGGATGCGACTGCCAAAAAGGAGGCCAGTTATAACCATACATACCCTTTGAGTCCCCCTGAGCACACAGCTAACGGCGTCCGCTACCGCATAGCTGTGATCGCAGACTTGGACACAAATTCGCACAGCACCAAGGACAATACCTGGTTCAGCTACATGCAGCGAGGCCACCTGATAGTGTCAGACAACGGGGAACAAGTGGAGGTAGAGTGGGACCCAGACAAGGTGGTGCTGGAGAGCCATTTATCAGAAAAAGGTCGTGGGATGGAGCTTTCCGACCTGGTGGCATTTAACGGACGTCTGTATAGTGTGGACGATCGAACAGGTGTGGTGTACCGCATCGAAGACAACCGGGCTATACCCTGGGTCATCCTGCCTGATGGAGATGGCAGTGTTTCCAAAG GTTTTAAGGCGGAGTGGCTGGCAGTGAAGGACGAGCACCTGTATGTAGGTGGGCTGGGGAAGGAGTGGACAACCACCACAGGTGAATTCGTGAACAACGATCCCCAGTGGGTGAAAGTCATTGGCTTCCAGGGTGACGTGCACCACAAGAACTGGGTGTCTCAATACGTCGCCTTGAGGGGAGCAGCAGGCATCAAACCACCTG GTTATTTTATACATGAGTCGGCGGTGTGGAGCGAGCGACGACAGCGCTGGTTCTTCCTCCCACGCCGCGCCAGCTCCGAACGCTACGAGGAAACAGCCGACGAGCGCCGCGCCACCAACCTGCTCCTAACCTGCACAGCTGATTTCAGCCACATCTCAGTAACCCGAGTCGGGCGGCTGCTCCCCACTCACGGCTTCTCAGCTTTCAGGTTCGTTCCCAATACCCATGATAAAATGGTTCTAGCACTAAAGTCTGAGGAGGACGCAGGTAAAATCGCCACCTACATCACTGCCTTCACACTGGACGGACGAGTCCTGCTGCCTGAGACAAAGATCGGAGATGTGAAGTATGAAGGGCTGgagtttatttaa
- the afmid gene encoding kynurenine formamidase isoform X2, translating to MSADDVIKAHEAALKSGTEKARAVAQNILDIPYGEGDEEKLDVYMPLSSSPDVPLVIYLHGGYWQFLSKEESGFMAVPLTQKGVVVVAVDYSIAPKGNMDLMVSQVRRSLVAVIQQYSHISGLYLCGHSAGAHLAAMVLSTDWSEYSVSPQIKGAFLVSGIYDLLPIMSTYVNKPLKMTEEVAFRNSPIRLVSQLKKSLSDCDIVVAVAQNDSPEFRKQSEDYFKSLQAAELKVTFEDIPDTDHFNIIEQLVDENYYLTQLILKMMGKG from the exons GTACAGAGAAGGCTCGGGCTGTTGCACagaacattctggatattccttaTGGAGAGGGAGATGAAGAGAAGCTGGATGTGTACATGCCTCTTAGTTCTTCCCCAG ATGTGCCTCTAGTTATCTACCTCCATGGTGGTTACTGGCAGTTCCTGAG CAAGGAGGAGTCCGGTTTCATGGCTGTACCGTTGACCCAGAAGGGTGTAGTGGTGGTCGCTGTTGATTACAGCATTGCCCCGAAAG GTAATATGGATCTGATGGTATCTCAGGTACGCAGGAGTTTGGTGGCTGTCATTCAGCAGTATTCACACATCAG TGGGCTTTACCTGTGTGGTCATTCTGCAGGTGCACACCTAGCGGCCATGGTTCTTTCTACTGATTGGTCAGAGTACAGTGTATCTCCTCAAATCAAAG GAGCGTTTCTTGTTAGTGGCATTTACGACCTGCTGCCCATTATGTCCACATATGTGAACAAGCCACTGAAGATGACGGA GGAGGTGGCTTTTAGGAACAGCCCCATTCGGTTAGTGTCTCAGCTCAAAAAGTCCTTATCGGACTGCGACATTGTCGTTGCTGTGGCACAAAACGACTCCCCCGAGTTCCGGAAGCAGTCAGAAGATTACTTCAAG TCTTTGCAAGCAGCTGAACTTAAGGTTACTTTTGAAGACATACCTGACACAGATCATTTCAACATCATTGAGCAGCTTGTGGATGAAAATTACTACCTTACACAG cttataCTCAAGATGATGGGCAAAGGCTGA
- the afmid gene encoding kynurenine formamidase isoform X3 — protein sequence MEREMKRSWMCTCLLVLPQVSQDVPLVIYLHGGYWQFLSKEESGFMAVPLTQKGVVVVAVDYSIAPKGNMDLMVSQVRRSLVAVIQQYSHISGLYLCGHSAGAHLAAMVLSTDWSEYSVSPQIKGAFLVSGIYDLLPIMSTYVNKPLKMTEEVAFRNSPIRLVSQLKKSLSDCDIVVAVAQNDSPEFRKQSEDYFKSLQAAELKVTFEDIPDTDHFNIIEQLVDENYYLTQLILKMMGKG from the exons aTGGAGAGGGAGATGAAGAGAAGCTGGATGTGTACATGCCTCTTAGTTCTTCCCCAGGTAAGTCAAG ATGTGCCTCTAGTTATCTACCTCCATGGTGGTTACTGGCAGTTCCTGAG CAAGGAGGAGTCCGGTTTCATGGCTGTACCGTTGACCCAGAAGGGTGTAGTGGTGGTCGCTGTTGATTACAGCATTGCCCCGAAAG GTAATATGGATCTGATGGTATCTCAGGTACGCAGGAGTTTGGTGGCTGTCATTCAGCAGTATTCACACATCAG TGGGCTTTACCTGTGTGGTCATTCTGCAGGTGCACACCTAGCGGCCATGGTTCTTTCTACTGATTGGTCAGAGTACAGTGTATCTCCTCAAATCAAAG GAGCGTTTCTTGTTAGTGGCATTTACGACCTGCTGCCCATTATGTCCACATATGTGAACAAGCCACTGAAGATGACGGA GGAGGTGGCTTTTAGGAACAGCCCCATTCGGTTAGTGTCTCAGCTCAAAAAGTCCTTATCGGACTGCGACATTGTCGTTGCTGTGGCACAAAACGACTCCCCCGAGTTCCGGAAGCAGTCAGAAGATTACTTCAAG TCTTTGCAAGCAGCTGAACTTAAGGTTACTTTTGAAGACATACCTGACACAGATCATTTCAACATCATTGAGCAGCTTGTGGATGAAAATTACTACCTTACACAG cttataCTCAAGATGATGGGCAAAGGCTGA